A window from Amblyomma americanum isolate KBUSLIRL-KWMA chromosome 7, ASM5285725v1, whole genome shotgun sequence encodes these proteins:
- the LOC144096595 gene encoding uncharacterized protein LOC144096595, whose product MASVNDRVLKGRSEKCGTKRSKDLLRNEVITREDHIRSLVQSKGPPKTFQVTSSALAQARSFLPKLAEAEKARLEAGSDHSVNIEAEDAAGEGPFIEMNFAVAGLVSSSDDSSSHSEAELQSGSGSEEEPAMQIRPKKKAVRRCPANGSALIKELPGTDTVPRPGGS is encoded by the exons ATGGCCAGCGTCAACGACAGAGTTTTGAAGGGCAGGAGCGAGAAGTGCGGCACCAAACGCTCGAAAGACCTTCTGAGGAACGAAGTCATCACAC GTGAAGACCACATCCGCTCCCTCGTGCAGTCCAAGGGGCCGCCGAAGACGTTTCAAGTGACCAGTTCGG CCCTGGCCCAGGCAAGGTCCTTCCTTCCGAAGCTGGCCGAAGCTGAGAAAGCAAGGCTGGAGGCTGGCAGTGACCACAGCGTCAACATTGAGGCGGAAGATGCTGCAGGCGAGGGGCCATTCATCGAGATG AACTTTGCCGTTGCTGGCCTGGTGTCGAGCAGTGATGACTCGTCATCACATTCAGAAGCTGAGCTGCAGTCTGGCTCTGGATCTGAAGAGGAGCCAGCCATGCAAATTAGGCCCAAGAAAAAGGCAGTTCGCCGGTGTCCTGCCAACGGCTCTGCTCTGATAAAGGAACTTCCAGGAACAGATACAGTGCCAAGGCCGGGTGGTTCGTGA